From Sodalis glossinidius str. 'morsitans', the proteins below share one genomic window:
- the cysT gene encoding sulfate/thiosulfate ABC transporter permease CysT — protein MLVLTTKRVLPGFSLSLGGSVLFVCLILLLPLSALVMQLAQMSWSQYWEVITGPELLAAYKITLICAGVASFFNAVFGMLMAWILTRYQFPGRALLDGLMDLPFALPTAVAGLTLATLFSTTGWYGGCLAQFDIKVSYTWLGIAVAMAFTSIPFVVRTVQPVLEELGPEYEEAAQTLGAGHWQTFRRVILPEVAPALLAGTALSFTRSLGEFGAVIFIAGNIAWKTEVTSLMIFIRLQEFDYPAASAIASVILVASLLLLFAINVLQSRFGRRLGGQ, from the coding sequence ATGCTGGTCCTGACCACCAAACGGGTCCTGCCCGGTTTTAGCCTGAGCCTCGGCGGCAGCGTGCTGTTCGTTTGCTTGATCCTGCTGCTGCCGTTAAGCGCGCTGGTTATGCAGTTAGCGCAGATGAGTTGGTCACAATACTGGGAGGTCATCACCGGCCCGGAGCTGTTGGCGGCCTATAAAATCACGCTGATCTGCGCAGGGGTGGCGTCGTTTTTCAATGCGGTGTTCGGCATGCTGATGGCCTGGATCCTGACCCGCTATCAATTTCCCGGCCGTGCGCTGCTGGACGGCCTGATGGATCTACCGTTCGCCCTGCCTACCGCGGTGGCAGGTTTGACGCTGGCCACGCTATTTTCCACCACCGGCTGGTACGGCGGCTGTCTGGCCCAGTTTGACATTAAAGTCTCCTACACCTGGCTCGGTATCGCCGTGGCGATGGCCTTCACCAGCATCCCGTTCGTGGTGCGTACCGTGCAGCCGGTGCTGGAAGAGCTGGGGCCGGAATACGAGGAAGCGGCCCAAACGCTCGGCGCCGGGCACTGGCAGACCTTTCGCCGCGTTATTCTGCCGGAAGTTGCGCCGGCGCTGCTGGCGGGGACCGCGCTGTCGTTCACCCGCAGCCTGGGCGAATTCGGCGCGGTGATCTTTATCGCCGGCAATATCGCCTGGAAAACCGAGGTCACCTCTTTAATGATTTTTATCCGCCTGCAGGAGTTTGATTATCCCGCGGCCAGCGCTATCGCCTCGGTAATCCTGGTGGCGTCGCTGCTGCTGCTCTTCGCCATTAACGTGCTGCAATCCCGCTTCGGCCGTCGGTTGGGAGGACAATGA